A single window of Rhodamnia argentea isolate NSW1041297 chromosome 5, ASM2092103v1, whole genome shotgun sequence DNA harbors:
- the LOC115751157 gene encoding uncharacterized protein slr1919 isoform X3, whose product MATTAVALSPPPSMPVSAISFNSRTLAVTASAGTNRNRVRAFGDFSHFADAIKKDASFLKKRIGRGIEWANEAFRIPLVAKTLDDVLWLRVLENPDAPPVEDCPWPRPCYQELSGLDLLMADLRALEAYIAYFYCLSRVWSKPLPEVYNAEDVAYYFSCRPHLVALRLLEVFSSFASATVKIRASGIGSFLRLNSDKDTDSNISQYNFGLMLKETMLNLGPTFIKVGQSLSTRPDIIGSEISKALSELHEQIPPFPRTLAMQIIEEEFGSPVQSVFSYISEDPVAAASFGQVYRGKTLDGLDVAIKVQRPNLRQVVVRDIYLLRLGLGLVQKIAKRRSDLRLYADELGRGLVGELDYTLEASNATEFSETHSPFTFMRVPKVLKHLTRKRVLTMEWMVGESPTDLLEVSTSNAVVGGYVYSEKQIFDAKRRLLDLHISG is encoded by the exons ATGGCGACGACGGCGGTCGCTctgtcgccgccgccgtccATGCCCGTCTCCGCGATCAGCTTCAACTCTCGCACGCTCGCGGTGACGGCGTCGGCTGGAACGAACCGGAACCGAGTCCGAGCGTTCGGGGATTTCAGCCATTTCGCCGACGCGATCAAGAAGGACGCGAGTTTCCTGAAGAAGAGGATCGGTAGAGGCATCGAATGGGCGAATGAGGCGTTCCGCATTCCGTTGGTCGCCAAAACCCTCGACGATGTGCTGTGGCTTAGGGTTTTGGAGAATCCCGACGCTCCTCCTGTCGAGGATTGTCCTTGGCCTCGACCTTGCTATCAGG AACTCTCTGGGTTGGACTTGCTCATGGCTGATCTCAGAGCTTTGGAGGCATACATTGCTTATTTTTACTGTCTATCAAGGGTCTGGTCAAAGCCACTTCCTGAAGTCTATAATGCGGAAGATGTCGCTTATTATTTCAGTTGTAGACCTCATCTTGTGGCCCTTCGACTCCTTGAG GTCTTCTCCTCCTTCGCATCTGCCACTGTCAAAATTCGAGCATCAGGAATTGGCAGTTTCTTAAGATTGAATTCAGATAAGGACACTGATAGCAACATTTCCCAGTACAATTTTGGGTTGATGTTGAAAGAAACAATGTTAAATCTGGGGCCCACTTTCATCAaag TCGGACAGTCACTTTCCACGAGGCCAGATATTATCGGTTCTGAAATTTCAAAG GCACTGTCTGAGCTGCATGAGCAGATACCTCCTTTTCCCAGGACTCTGGCCATGCAAATCATTGAGGAAGAGTTTGGCTCTCCTGTCCAATCAGTCTTCAGTTACATTTCTGAGGATCCTGTTGCCGCTGCATCATTTGGTCAG GTCTATCGTGGAAAGACTCTTGATGGACTTGATGTGGCTATAAAAGTTCAACGTCCTAATTTACGACAAGTGGTTGTGCGAGATATCTACCTTCTCCGTCTAGGG CTGGGGCTAGTGCAAAAGATAGCTAAGAGAAGAAGTGACCTCCGACTGTATGCTGATGAGCTTGGGAGGGGTTTAGTGGGAGAATTGGATTACACCCTGGAGGCATCAAATGCTACAGAATTTTCG GAAACTCATTCCCCCTTTACTTTTATGCGTGTTCCAAAAGTATTGAAACATCTTACTCGGAAGAGGGTTTTGACAATGGAGTGGATGGTTGGTGAGAGCCCGACTGACCTACTTGAAGTTTCTACTTCAAATGCTGTGGTCGGTGGCTATGTTTACTCTGAGAAGCAAATATTTGATGCAAAGAGACGCCTTCTTGATTTG CACATTTCAGGTTAG
- the LOC115751157 gene encoding uncharacterized protein slr1919 isoform X1 — MATTAVALSPPPSMPVSAISFNSRTLAVTASAGTNRNRVRAFGDFSHFADAIKKDASFLKKRIGRGIEWANEAFRIPLVAKTLDDVLWLRVLENPDAPPVEDCPWPRPCYQELSGLDLLMADLRALEAYIAYFYCLSRVWSKPLPEVYNAEDVAYYFSCRPHLVALRLLEVFSSFASATVKIRASGIGSFLRLNSDKDTDSNISQYNFGLMLKETMLNLGPTFIKVGQSLSTRPDIIGSEISKALSELHEQIPPFPRTLAMQIIEEEFGSPVQSVFSYISEDPVAAASFGQVYRGKTLDGLDVAIKVQRPNLRQVVVRDIYLLRLGLGLVQKIAKRRSDLRLYADELGRGLVGELDYTLEASNATEFSETHSPFTFMRVPKVLKHLTRKRVLTMEWMVGESPTDLLEVSTSNAVVGGYVYSEKQIFDAKRRLLDLVSKGVESTLVQLLETGLLHADPHPGNLRYTSTGQIGFLDFGLICRMERRHQLAMLASIVHIVNEDWASLIQALTEMDVVRPGTNLRRVTMDLEDALGEVEFRDGIPDVKFSRVLGKIWSIAIKYHFRMPPYYTLVLRSLASLEGLAVAADPNFKTFQAAYPYVVRKLLTENTAATKKILHSVVFTKKKEFRWERLSLFLKVGVTRKSMQGIIASNDDTSPDITPNRATSIFDVANLVLRLLPSKQGTVLRRLLMTADGASLIRAMVSKEGGFFRQQLCGIIVDILYQWMLGAIGSSTRVAQYSSQVKLASGTSDCELGPPSRSSMSTYDYQSIFKDRRLRVIFSKALRSAQSDPVLMLRFCWSSLVIFMTASVLACHQVVVNLSEAYLGPMPFAPKRFAIST, encoded by the exons ATGGCGACGACGGCGGTCGCTctgtcgccgccgccgtccATGCCCGTCTCCGCGATCAGCTTCAACTCTCGCACGCTCGCGGTGACGGCGTCGGCTGGAACGAACCGGAACCGAGTCCGAGCGTTCGGGGATTTCAGCCATTTCGCCGACGCGATCAAGAAGGACGCGAGTTTCCTGAAGAAGAGGATCGGTAGAGGCATCGAATGGGCGAATGAGGCGTTCCGCATTCCGTTGGTCGCCAAAACCCTCGACGATGTGCTGTGGCTTAGGGTTTTGGAGAATCCCGACGCTCCTCCTGTCGAGGATTGTCCTTGGCCTCGACCTTGCTATCAGG AACTCTCTGGGTTGGACTTGCTCATGGCTGATCTCAGAGCTTTGGAGGCATACATTGCTTATTTTTACTGTCTATCAAGGGTCTGGTCAAAGCCACTTCCTGAAGTCTATAATGCGGAAGATGTCGCTTATTATTTCAGTTGTAGACCTCATCTTGTGGCCCTTCGACTCCTTGAG GTCTTCTCCTCCTTCGCATCTGCCACTGTCAAAATTCGAGCATCAGGAATTGGCAGTTTCTTAAGATTGAATTCAGATAAGGACACTGATAGCAACATTTCCCAGTACAATTTTGGGTTGATGTTGAAAGAAACAATGTTAAATCTGGGGCCCACTTTCATCAaag TCGGACAGTCACTTTCCACGAGGCCAGATATTATCGGTTCTGAAATTTCAAAG GCACTGTCTGAGCTGCATGAGCAGATACCTCCTTTTCCCAGGACTCTGGCCATGCAAATCATTGAGGAAGAGTTTGGCTCTCCTGTCCAATCAGTCTTCAGTTACATTTCTGAGGATCCTGTTGCCGCTGCATCATTTGGTCAG GTCTATCGTGGAAAGACTCTTGATGGACTTGATGTGGCTATAAAAGTTCAACGTCCTAATTTACGACAAGTGGTTGTGCGAGATATCTACCTTCTCCGTCTAGGG CTGGGGCTAGTGCAAAAGATAGCTAAGAGAAGAAGTGACCTCCGACTGTATGCTGATGAGCTTGGGAGGGGTTTAGTGGGAGAATTGGATTACACCCTGGAGGCATCAAATGCTACAGAATTTTCG GAAACTCATTCCCCCTTTACTTTTATGCGTGTTCCAAAAGTATTGAAACATCTTACTCGGAAGAGGGTTTTGACAATGGAGTGGATGGTTGGTGAGAGCCCGACTGACCTACTTGAAGTTTCTACTTCAAATGCTGTGGTCGGTGGCTATGTTTACTCTGAGAAGCAAATATTTGATGCAAAGAGACGCCTTCTTGATTTG GTTAGCAAAGGGGTCGAGTCAACATTAGTTCAGCTCCTTGAAACAGGATTGCTGCATGCAGATCCACATCCTGGTAACTTGCGCTACACATCAACAGGACAAATAGG GTTTCTAGATTTTGGTTTGATTTGTCGAATGGAAAGGAGACATCAACTCGCAATGCTTGCGTCCATAGTACACATAGTAAATGAGGATTGGGCATCCCTTATTCAGGCATTGACTGAAATGGATGTCGTAAGGCCCGGAACTAATCTACGGCGTGTTACCATG GATTTGGAAGATGCATTGGGAGAAGTGGAGTTTAGAGATGGAATTCCTGATGTCAAGTTCAGTCGC GTTCTTGGAAAAATATGGTCCATTGCCATCAAGTACCATTTCCGCATGCCACCATACTACACTTTGGTCCTACGTTCTCTTGCATCTTTGGAAG GTTTGGCAGTAGCAGCTGAtccaaattttaagacttttcaGGCTGCATATCCATATGTTGTCAGGAAGCTCTTGACTGAAAATACAGCAGCGACAAAGAAAATTCTTCATTCG GTGGTTTTCACCAAGAAAAAGGAGTTCCGGTGGGAAAGGCTCTCTTTGTTTTTAAAAGTGGGGGTTACTAG AAAAAGCATGCAAGGTATAATAGCCTCAAATGATGACACTTCACCTGATATTACCCCAAACAGAGCCACCAGCATTTTTGATGTTGCGAATTTGGTCTTAAGACTTCTGCCATCTAAACAGGGCACTGTTCTTAGAAGACTCTTAATGACTGCA GATGGAGCTTCTTTGATCCGGGCAATGGTTTCAAAGGAGGGAGGATTCTTCCGGCAGCAACTGTGCGGGATAATTGTGGATATACTATACCAGTGGATGCTTGGAGCTATTGGAAGCAGCACTCGAGTAGCTCAATACAGCTCCCAGGTGAAGTTGGCAAGCGGGACAAGTGACTGTGAACTAGGTCCACCTTCCAGAAGTTCCATGTCCACCTACGATTATCAATCCATCTTTAAAGATAGACGGCTCAGAGTCATCTTCTCGAAGGCACTTCGCTCTGCACAGAGTGATCCAGTGCTGATGCTGAGATTCTGCTGGTCTTCACTGGTTATCTTCATGACAGCTTCGGTTTTGGCTTGTCATCAAGTGGTGGTGAATCTCTCTGAAGCCTATCTCGGCCCTATGCCATTTGCTCCCAAGCGATTCGCAATCAGCACATGA
- the LOC115751157 gene encoding uncharacterized protein slr1919 isoform X2 → MATTAVALSPPPSMPVSAISFNSRTLAVTASAGTNRNRVRAFGDFSHFADAIKKDASFLKKRIGRGIEWANEAFRIPLVAKTLDDVLWLRVLENPDAPPVEDCPWPRPCYQELSGLDLLMADLRALEAYIAYFYCLSRVWSKPLPEVYNAEDVAYYFSCRPHLVALRLLEVFSSFASATVKIRASGIGSFLRLNSDKDTDSNISQYNFGLMLKETMLNLGPTFIKVGQSLSTRPDIIGSEISKALSELHEQIPPFPRTLAMQIIEEEFGSPVQSVFSYISEDPVAAASFGQVYRGKTLDGLDVAIKVQRPNLRQVVVRDIYLLRLGLGLVQKIAKRRSDLRLYADELGRGLVGELDYTLEASNATEFSVSKGVESTLVQLLETGLLHADPHPGNLRYTSTGQIGFLDFGLICRMERRHQLAMLASIVHIVNEDWASLIQALTEMDVVRPGTNLRRVTMDLEDALGEVEFRDGIPDVKFSRVLGKIWSIAIKYHFRMPPYYTLVLRSLASLEGLAVAADPNFKTFQAAYPYVVRKLLTENTAATKKILHSVVFTKKKEFRWERLSLFLKVGVTRKSMQGIIASNDDTSPDITPNRATSIFDVANLVLRLLPSKQGTVLRRLLMTADGASLIRAMVSKEGGFFRQQLCGIIVDILYQWMLGAIGSSTRVAQYSSQVKLASGTSDCELGPPSRSSMSTYDYQSIFKDRRLRVIFSKALRSAQSDPVLMLRFCWSSLVIFMTASVLACHQVVVNLSEAYLGPMPFAPKRFAIST, encoded by the exons ATGGCGACGACGGCGGTCGCTctgtcgccgccgccgtccATGCCCGTCTCCGCGATCAGCTTCAACTCTCGCACGCTCGCGGTGACGGCGTCGGCTGGAACGAACCGGAACCGAGTCCGAGCGTTCGGGGATTTCAGCCATTTCGCCGACGCGATCAAGAAGGACGCGAGTTTCCTGAAGAAGAGGATCGGTAGAGGCATCGAATGGGCGAATGAGGCGTTCCGCATTCCGTTGGTCGCCAAAACCCTCGACGATGTGCTGTGGCTTAGGGTTTTGGAGAATCCCGACGCTCCTCCTGTCGAGGATTGTCCTTGGCCTCGACCTTGCTATCAGG AACTCTCTGGGTTGGACTTGCTCATGGCTGATCTCAGAGCTTTGGAGGCATACATTGCTTATTTTTACTGTCTATCAAGGGTCTGGTCAAAGCCACTTCCTGAAGTCTATAATGCGGAAGATGTCGCTTATTATTTCAGTTGTAGACCTCATCTTGTGGCCCTTCGACTCCTTGAG GTCTTCTCCTCCTTCGCATCTGCCACTGTCAAAATTCGAGCATCAGGAATTGGCAGTTTCTTAAGATTGAATTCAGATAAGGACACTGATAGCAACATTTCCCAGTACAATTTTGGGTTGATGTTGAAAGAAACAATGTTAAATCTGGGGCCCACTTTCATCAaag TCGGACAGTCACTTTCCACGAGGCCAGATATTATCGGTTCTGAAATTTCAAAG GCACTGTCTGAGCTGCATGAGCAGATACCTCCTTTTCCCAGGACTCTGGCCATGCAAATCATTGAGGAAGAGTTTGGCTCTCCTGTCCAATCAGTCTTCAGTTACATTTCTGAGGATCCTGTTGCCGCTGCATCATTTGGTCAG GTCTATCGTGGAAAGACTCTTGATGGACTTGATGTGGCTATAAAAGTTCAACGTCCTAATTTACGACAAGTGGTTGTGCGAGATATCTACCTTCTCCGTCTAGGG CTGGGGCTAGTGCAAAAGATAGCTAAGAGAAGAAGTGACCTCCGACTGTATGCTGATGAGCTTGGGAGGGGTTTAGTGGGAGAATTGGATTACACCCTGGAGGCATCAAATGCTACAGAATTTTCG GTTAGCAAAGGGGTCGAGTCAACATTAGTTCAGCTCCTTGAAACAGGATTGCTGCATGCAGATCCACATCCTGGTAACTTGCGCTACACATCAACAGGACAAATAGG GTTTCTAGATTTTGGTTTGATTTGTCGAATGGAAAGGAGACATCAACTCGCAATGCTTGCGTCCATAGTACACATAGTAAATGAGGATTGGGCATCCCTTATTCAGGCATTGACTGAAATGGATGTCGTAAGGCCCGGAACTAATCTACGGCGTGTTACCATG GATTTGGAAGATGCATTGGGAGAAGTGGAGTTTAGAGATGGAATTCCTGATGTCAAGTTCAGTCGC GTTCTTGGAAAAATATGGTCCATTGCCATCAAGTACCATTTCCGCATGCCACCATACTACACTTTGGTCCTACGTTCTCTTGCATCTTTGGAAG GTTTGGCAGTAGCAGCTGAtccaaattttaagacttttcaGGCTGCATATCCATATGTTGTCAGGAAGCTCTTGACTGAAAATACAGCAGCGACAAAGAAAATTCTTCATTCG GTGGTTTTCACCAAGAAAAAGGAGTTCCGGTGGGAAAGGCTCTCTTTGTTTTTAAAAGTGGGGGTTACTAG AAAAAGCATGCAAGGTATAATAGCCTCAAATGATGACACTTCACCTGATATTACCCCAAACAGAGCCACCAGCATTTTTGATGTTGCGAATTTGGTCTTAAGACTTCTGCCATCTAAACAGGGCACTGTTCTTAGAAGACTCTTAATGACTGCA GATGGAGCTTCTTTGATCCGGGCAATGGTTTCAAAGGAGGGAGGATTCTTCCGGCAGCAACTGTGCGGGATAATTGTGGATATACTATACCAGTGGATGCTTGGAGCTATTGGAAGCAGCACTCGAGTAGCTCAATACAGCTCCCAGGTGAAGTTGGCAAGCGGGACAAGTGACTGTGAACTAGGTCCACCTTCCAGAAGTTCCATGTCCACCTACGATTATCAATCCATCTTTAAAGATAGACGGCTCAGAGTCATCTTCTCGAAGGCACTTCGCTCTGCACAGAGTGATCCAGTGCTGATGCTGAGATTCTGCTGGTCTTCACTGGTTATCTTCATGACAGCTTCGGTTTTGGCTTGTCATCAAGTGGTGGTGAATCTCTCTGAAGCCTATCTCGGCCCTATGCCATTTGCTCCCAAGCGATTCGCAATCAGCACATGA